The Pogona vitticeps strain Pit_001003342236 chromosome 3, PviZW2.1, whole genome shotgun sequence genome includes a window with the following:
- the AIFM2 gene encoding ferroptosis suppressor protein 1 isoform X2: protein MGSKLSVDDSVRVVIVGGGFGGIEAALQLQYWQIPFVLVDMRDAFHHNVAALRASVQSGFAKKTFISFSTTFKDSFRQGKVIGIDLEKHHVLLNDGEELSFSHLILATGSDGPFPGKFNRLIDMKAAIQTYEDMVKEVQKAPRVVIVGGGSAGVEMAAEVKTKFPTKEVTLIHSKIALADVELLPRVRQEVKETLIQEGVHLVLGERVANLDMLTLNQFKENMVVRTRTGTEIVTDMVILCTGIKVNSAAYSSTFSNKLANNGALKVNEHLQVEGYSNIYAIGDCADVREPKMAYHAALHADVAVTNIINTLTHKPLKVYQPAGRR, encoded by the exons atGGGGTCCAAACTGTCTGTGGATGATTCAGTGCGTGTGGTAATAGTCGGAGGAGGCTTTGGTGGCATCGAAGCAGCCCTCCAGCTACAGTATTGGCAGATCCCTTTTGTCCTTGTGGATATGAGAGACGCTTTCCATCACAATGTGGCTGCCCTCCGTGCCTCTGTACAGAGTG GCTTTGCAAAGAAAACCTTCATCTCCTTTTCTACGACCTTTAAAGACAGCTTCCGGCAGGGCAAAGTAATTGGAATTGATTTGGAGAAACATCATGTCTTGTTGAATGATGGTGAA GaactttctttttctcatctgATCCTTGCCACAGGAAGTGATGGACCTTTCCCTGGGAAATTTAACAGACTCATTGACATGAAGGCTGCTATTCAGACCTATGAGGACATGGTGAAGGAG GTTCAAAAAGCTCCTCGCGTAGTAATTGTGGGTGGTGGTTCTGCTGGTGTTGAAATGGCTGCAGAGGTGAAGACCAAGTTTCCCACCAAAGAG GTCACATTAATTCACTCAAAAATTGCATTAGCAGATGTAGAACTCCTCCCCAGAGTCCGACAGGAGGTGAAGGAGACTCTTATACAGGAAGGGGTACATCTTGTGTTGG GCGAGAGAGTTGCTAACCTGGATATGCTGACCTTAAACCAATTCAAGGAGAACATGGTTGTGAGGACTCGCACAGGCACAGAGATCGTGACTGACATGGTGATTCTTTGCACTGGAATAAAAGTCAATTCAGCAGCATACAGCAGTACATTta GTAACAAGCTGGCAAATAATGGTGCTTTGAAAGTAAACGAGCATCTCCAGGTAGAAGGATATAGTAACATCTATGCCATTGGTGACTGTGCTGATGTGAGGGAGCCAAAGATGGCATATCATGCTGCGCTCCATGCAGATGTTGCGGTGACCAACATTATCAACACCCTAACACACAAACCTTTGAAAGTTTACCAACCAG CTGGAAGAAGATGA
- the AIFM2 gene encoding ferroptosis suppressor protein 1 isoform X1, whose protein sequence is MGSKLSVDDSVRVVIVGGGFGGIEAALQLQYWQIPFVLVDMRDAFHHNVAALRASVQSGFAKKTFISFSTTFKDSFRQGKVIGIDLEKHHVLLNDGEELSFSHLILATGSDGPFPGKFNRLIDMKAAIQTYEDMVKEVQKAPRVVIVGGGSAGVEMAAEVKTKFPTKEVTLIHSKIALADVELLPRVRQEVKETLIQEGVHLVLGERVANLDMLTLNQFKENMVVRTRTGTEIVTDMVILCTGIKVNSAAYSSTFSNKLANNGALKVNEHLQVEGYSNIYAIGDCADVREPKMAYHAALHADVAVTNIINTLTHKPLKVYQPGSLTFLISMGTNDGVGQINGFYVGHCLVTAVKSKNLFVSQSWKKMNQCMPP, encoded by the exons atGGGGTCCAAACTGTCTGTGGATGATTCAGTGCGTGTGGTAATAGTCGGAGGAGGCTTTGGTGGCATCGAAGCAGCCCTCCAGCTACAGTATTGGCAGATCCCTTTTGTCCTTGTGGATATGAGAGACGCTTTCCATCACAATGTGGCTGCCCTCCGTGCCTCTGTACAGAGTG GCTTTGCAAAGAAAACCTTCATCTCCTTTTCTACGACCTTTAAAGACAGCTTCCGGCAGGGCAAAGTAATTGGAATTGATTTGGAGAAACATCATGTCTTGTTGAATGATGGTGAA GaactttctttttctcatctgATCCTTGCCACAGGAAGTGATGGACCTTTCCCTGGGAAATTTAACAGACTCATTGACATGAAGGCTGCTATTCAGACCTATGAGGACATGGTGAAGGAG GTTCAAAAAGCTCCTCGCGTAGTAATTGTGGGTGGTGGTTCTGCTGGTGTTGAAATGGCTGCAGAGGTGAAGACCAAGTTTCCCACCAAAGAG GTCACATTAATTCACTCAAAAATTGCATTAGCAGATGTAGAACTCCTCCCCAGAGTCCGACAGGAGGTGAAGGAGACTCTTATACAGGAAGGGGTACATCTTGTGTTGG GCGAGAGAGTTGCTAACCTGGATATGCTGACCTTAAACCAATTCAAGGAGAACATGGTTGTGAGGACTCGCACAGGCACAGAGATCGTGACTGACATGGTGATTCTTTGCACTGGAATAAAAGTCAATTCAGCAGCATACAGCAGTACATTta GTAACAAGCTGGCAAATAATGGTGCTTTGAAAGTAAACGAGCATCTCCAGGTAGAAGGATATAGTAACATCTATGCCATTGGTGACTGTGCTGATGTGAGGGAGCCAAAGATGGCATATCATGCTGCGCTCCATGCAGATGTTGCGGTGACCAACATTATCAACACCCTAACACACAAACCTTTGAAAGTTTACCAACCAG GATCACTTACCTTTTTAATTTCAATGGGAACAAATGATGGAGTGGGTCAGATCAATGGATTCTATGTGGGACACTGCTTAGTGACCGCTGTCAAAAGCAAAAATCTTTTTGTCTCACAAAGCTGGAAGAAGATGAATCAGTGTATGCCACCTTAG
- the MACROH2A2 gene encoding core histone macro-H2A.2: MSARGGKKKMSKMSRSSRAGVIFPVGRMMRYLKKGTYKYRIGVGAPVYMAAVIEYLAAEILELAGNAARDNKKGRIAPRHILLAVANDEELNQLLKGVTIASGGVLPRIHPELLAKKRGTKSKSDTILSPSPEKRGRKSLGTKKTGKKAKAAKARAPKKNKQKENEKEGASNSATDDGPGDGFTILSSKSLVPGQKLSLTQSDISHIGSMKVEGIVHPTTGEIDLKEEVGKALEKAGGKEFLETVKELRKSQGPLEVTEAALSQSTGLAAKFVIHCHIPQWGSDKCEEQLEETIKNCLTAAEDKKLKSVAFPPFPSGRNCFPKQTAAQVTLKAISSHFDDSSPSSLKNIYFLLFDSESIGIYVQEMAKLDAK; encoded by the exons ATGTCCGCCAggggtggaaagaaaaaaatgtccaaaatgtCACGTTCCAGCAGAGCAGGTGTTATTTTTCCAGTGGGGAGAATGATGCGGTACTTGAAGAAGGGAACATACAAATACCGGATAGGAGTGGGAGCTCCTGTCTATATGGCAGCTGTCATAGAATACCTAGCAG CAGAAATATTGGAATTAGCTGGCAATGCTGCAAGGgataataaaaagggaagaaTTGCCCCAAGACACATCCTTCTGGCAGTTGCTAATGACGAGGAGCTGAATCAG TTGCTAAAAGGAGTGACCATTGCAAGTGGAGGTGTCCTGCCCAGAATTCACCCAGAGCTGCTTGCCAAAAAACGAGGCACCAAAAGCAAATCAGATACTATCCTTTCACCTTCtccagagaagagagggaggaaatctTTGGGGACcaaaaagacaggaaagaaagcaaaagctgCCAAGGCTCGAGCACCCAAAAAG AACAAACAGAAGGAGAACGAAAAAGAAGGAGCATCAAATTCAGCAACTGATGATGGACCAGGAGATGGGTTTACCATACTTTCTTCCAAGAGCCTTGTTCCAGGACAGAAG CTGTCTCTGACACAGAGTGACATCAGCCATATTGGTTCTATGAAAGTCGAAGGCATTGTGCACCCAACTACTGGTGAAATAGACCTCAAGGAAGAAGTAG gcaaagcactggaaaagGCTGGAGGTAAAGAATTCTTAGAAACAGTAAAGGAACTCCGAAAATCACAAGGACCTCTGGAAGTCACAGAAG CTGCTCTCAGCCAGTCCACTGGCTTAGCAGCAAAGTTTGTCATTCACTGTCACATCCCACAGTGGGGTTCAGACAAGTGTGAAGAACAACTGGAAGAGACCATAAAGAATTGTTTAACAGCTGCTGAAGACAAGAAGCTGAAGTCCGTggctttcccacctttccccagTGGCAg AAATTGCTTTCCAAAACAGACTGCAGCCCAGGTGACTCTTAAAGCTATTTCTTCCCATTTTGATGACTCCAGCCCCTCCTCTTTGAAGAACATATACTTCCTGCTTTTTGACAGTGAGAGCATTGGCATTTATGTGCAAGAGATGGCAAAGCTAGACGCAAAGTAG